Below is a window of Candidatus Binataceae bacterium DNA.
GCGCCAGCCGGTACAGAGGCACGCCGGCCCGTTTGATCGCCGAAAACACTGGCGGAACCTGGCTGAGCGTCCCGCTGAATTGGCGCTCGATCGCAGCTACGCATTGAGGATTTAGCGGGGGTACGGGAGCGGTGCGGGCGACGGAGCCGTCGGGATCGAGGGTATCGGTCTCGACGCCTAGCTTGATAAGCCCCGCGTAGCGCTTGTCGCCCCCCTCCAGGAAGGGTGCAAGCTTGGTGGCCTCGCCAATCAAAATCGGCAGCACTCCGGTTGCGAAGGGATCGAGGGTGCCCAGATGTCCGACGCGCGCAGGTTTCACCGATCGTTTGATCCGCCTGACCACTTCCGCAGAGGTAATTCCCGCGGGTTTGTCGATTACGATCACGGCGTTCATCGCTGGCGCTAACCAAGATAGCCCACTCAGCCGGGTGGTTATAAGACGGATGCGCT
It encodes the following:
- the truB gene encoding tRNA pseudouridine(55) synthase TruB; this translates as MNAVIVIDKPAGITSAEVVRRIKRSVKPARVGHLGTLDPFATGVLPILIGEATKLAPFLEGGDKRYAGLIKLGVETDTLDPDGSVARTAPVPPLNPQCVAAIERQFSGTLSQVPPVFSAIKRAGVPLYRLARKGVDVRPPQPRKIEIEFLKLETASHDTLRFELGCSAGTYVRALARDIGVALQSAAHLAQLRRLQSGGFS